The following are from one region of the Magallana gigas chromosome 4, xbMagGiga1.1, whole genome shotgun sequence genome:
- the LOC136275045 gene encoding uncharacterized protein, translating to MYRFQNGQLIKRKSHGIDNSQNGQLIERTSHGIDNPQNGQLIERKSHGIDNSQNGQLIERTSHGIDNSQNGQLIERTNHGIDNPQNGQLIERTSHGIDNTQNGQLMERTSHGIDNSQNGQLIERTSHGIDNSQNGQLIERTSHGIDNAHNGQLMERTSHGIDNLQNGQLIERISHGIDNSWIQHINTHRRLSKVENKT from the exons ATGTATAGATTTCAA AATGGACAGCTTATAAAAAGGAAAAGTCATGGAATAGACAACTCACAGAATGGACAGCTCATAGAAAGGACAAGTCACGGGATAGACAACCCGCAGAACGGACAGCTCATAGAAAGGAAAAGTCACGGAATAGACAACTCACAGAATGGACAGCTCATAGAAAGGACAAGTCACGGAATAGACAACTCACAGAATGGACAGCTCATAGAAAGGACAAATCATGGAATAGACAACCCACAGAATGGACAGCTCATAGAAAGGACAAGTCATGGAATAGACAACACACAGAATGGACAGCTCATGGAAAGGACAAGTCATGGAATAGACAACTCACAGAATGGACAGCTCATAGAAAGGACAAGTCACGGAATAGACAACTCACAGAATGGACAGCTCATAGAAAGGACAAGTCATGGAATAGACAACGCACATAATGGACAGCTCATGGAAAGGACAAGTCATGGAATAGACAACTTACAGAATGGACAGCTCATAGAAAGGATAAGTCACGGAATAGACAACTCATGGATACAACACATCAATACCCATCGACGGTTATCAAAAgtggaaaataaaacataa
- the LOC105335060 gene encoding uncharacterized protein → MEQADIKEQARISFVGGKSLSKEECIEKALRLTFSVDLVEAALAQVEFLAEVNQHPSLYEIDNMKNSIRRYEKLWLPLAAEHAQERLAAPLDIEWVWHCHLLCPLVYEKDCQSLFRTTINHRLFRSADREHALKRSKHLWEAKYKNEPFEIDLTNDKMEEGSTKTDFKSSITYDINGAISRQRHFYYNVSLPHYRDMRFLTLAMHRYQQFLFLRKNSYKLFIVPCYDQDLMWHTHQLHPLAYKEDTIRILGKVLPHDDTTVDRSPDSKLTLSTIDTSRLWLEMYKEGFNTPGAMYRGKEPEELYSPPNPLCNKADLRTGRQFTLESMSIDRIPDGEYGLDFTLQIFLVDDFRKISKPLFEVFGPSMLWTADDLFSRELESQRWLVFRLKIRKGTIFSREVTVGIGKVDLQKLLDRSTVFRFHDTVSLEGDDKNCVYVSGCITDTFTNRSFSLVSDDFSVCSVPHDTDALFSIEPTKLDPQSCGAGYIAQHRFVGKDGAGDVECRFVYSPHRSSADIQFIQNGKIVCSAKTVDSTHLPLSFQVSNPNWFATWDPRLGERAVMIRQASGDWGVLTGRWLSLPNETDGYLSVKFHKLVDRSTQFINIPIPKTKGGHFDIHVDNNVFDMEGSDFSLTCSQDDSLLYLATGMSIFLLLVLCRPRSEDTPALNKTETDAYVKDRRHLESFQLLLSCGLNVIQNSDHSSHGHNS, encoded by the exons ATGGAACAAGCAGACATAAAAGAACAGGCCAGAATTTCTTTTGTCGGTGGCAAAAGCT TGTCAAAAGAAGAATGCATTGAAAAGGCCCTTCGATTGACCTTTAGTGTTGACCTTGTTGAAGCAGCCCTGGCTCAGGTGGAGTTTTTAGCTGAAGTCAACCAGCACCCATCTCTATACGAAATAGATAACATGAAGAACAGCATACGTCGATATGAAAAACTCTGGCTTCCTCTAGCCGCGGAGCATGCGCAGGAACGCCTAGCAGCGCCGCTTGACATTGAATGGGTGTGGCACTGCCATCTACTCTGTCCCTTGGTGTATGAAAAAGACTGCCAATCATTGTTCCGAACCACTATCAATCACCGATTGTTCAGATCTGCTGACAGAGAGCATGCGCTGAAGCGATCCAAACATCTGTGGGAGGCAAAATACAAAAACGAACCTTTTGAAATAGATCTAACGAACGACAAAATGGAGGAAGGTTCTACTAAAACTGACTTCAAGTCTAGTATTACATACGACATAAATGGAGCCATTTCTCGCCAGCGACATTTTTACTACAACGTTTCTCTCCCACACTATCGAGACATGCGCTTCCTGACGCTAGCAATGCACCGATACCAACAGTTCTTATTTCTCCGCAAAAACTCCTATAAGCTCTTCATTGTTCCGTGCTACGATCAGGATCTGATGTGGCACACCCATCAGTTACATCCCCTGGCGTACAAAGAGGACACGATTCGTATCCTTGGTAAAGTGCTTCCCCATGATGATACAACCGTAGATAGATCCCCAGATTCGAAACTTACGCTGTCCACAATCGACACTAGCCGGTTATGGCTTGAAATGTACAAAGAGGGTTTCAACACCCCAGGGGCCATGTACCGGGGTAAAGAACCCGAGGAACTGTACAGCCCCCCAAATCCTCTTTGCAACAAGGCTGACTTGAGAACTGGGCGACAGTTTACACTAGAGTCGATGTCTATTGACAGAATTCCTGACGGTGAATATGGTCTCGATTTTACTTTGCAAATTTTCTTGGTCGACGATTTCAGGAAGATTTCTAAGCCGCTGTTCGAAGTATTCGGACCATCCATGCTTTGGACAGCCGATGATTTGTTTTCCCGTGAATTAGAATCCCAACGATGGCTGGTCTTTCGATTAAAAATACGGAAAGGGACTATTTTCTCTCGGGAAGTAACAGTGGGCATTGGCAAAGTGGACCTCCAGAAATTACTAGATCGCTCCACTGTTTTCCGTTTTCACGACACAGTATCCTTAGAAGGAGATGACAAGAATTGTGTTTACGTTTCTGGGTGTATTACTGATACTTTTACGAACAGGTCGTTTTCGCTTGTTTCTGATGATTTCTCCGTATGCAGTGTGCCTCATGACACCGATGCCTTGTTTTCAATCGAACCAACAAAGCTAGACCCACAGTCATGCGGAGCAGGTTATATTGCTCAACACAG GTTTGTCGGAAAAGATGGCGCCGGTGATGTGGAATGTAGATTTGTGTACAGTCCTCATCGATCGAGTGCCGATATTCAGTTCATACAAAATGGCAAAATAGTGTGCTCTGCAAAGACAGTAGATTCCACCCATTTGCCTCTTTCGTTCCAG GTATCCAACCCCAACTGGTTCGCCACTTGGGATCCACGCCTTGGGGAGCGGGCCGTGATGATTCGGCAAGCTTCCGGCGACTGGGGAGTTCTAACAGGGCGCTGGCTTTCTTTGCCGAACGAAACCGATG GTTATCTTTCGGTGAAATTCCACAAGTTGGTCGATAGAAGTACCCAGTTTATCAATATCCCAATTCCCAAAACCAAGGGCGGCCATTTTGATATTCACGTGGATAATAACGTGTTTGATATGGAAGGTTCGGATTTTAGCCTCACCTGTAGCCAAGACGACTCGTTGCTATATTTAGCCACGGGAATGTCTATTTTTCTCCTGCTGGTGCTGTGTAGACCCAGATCAGAAGATACCCCGGCCCTCAACAAGACCGAAACAGATGCGTATGTTAAGGACAGGCGGCATCTTGAAAGTTTTCAATTGTTGCTCAGTTGTGGTTTGAATGTTATACAGAATTCCGATCATTCTTCCCATGGACATAATTCGTGA
- the LOC105335059 gene encoding uncharacterized protein: MKRKHCALILSILPFAFGNILLPFFDFRSAPGLNAAPCMVPKSPEDSPYYFGTSDLACVSTKGRLHLIKRSVKMESENNRTKRAAPQRHTMSPTHRWIYFRGNFFEWGTDAGSKTRLFGLLNDAKSYSVKSVLPFNGEKCDWMMEPVPAGYSSVSLECIVGCTVNYKTLTGDYSLLNNNCHHFANTISMVLCSNICPEWCQQIL; this comes from the exons ATGAAGCGG AAACACTGTGCCTTAATTTTGTCGATCTTGCCATTTGCTTTTGGCAATATATTACTTCCTTTCTTTGATTTCCGGAGCGCTCCAGGGTTAAATGCTGCACCATGCATGG TACCAAAGTCTCCCGAGGATTCCCCCTATTACTTTGGAACCTCTGACTTAGCATGCGTGTCAACAAAAGGGCGACTCCATCTCATCAAACGATCAGTCAAGATGGAATCCGAGAATAACAGAACGAAACGAGCGGCTCCGCAAAGACACACAATGTCTCCCACCCACCGCTGGATCTACTTCCGGGGGAACTTCTTCGAGTGGGGCACAGACGCCGGGAGCAAGACCCGTTTGTTTGGATTACTAAATGATGCAAAGAGTTACAGTGTCAAGTCCGTACTTCCTTTTAACGGGGAAAAATGCGATTGGATGATGGAGCCGGTGCCCGCGGGGTATTCCAGCGTGTCGCTGGAGTGTATCGTAGGGTGCACTGTTAATTATAAGACGCTGACCGGGGATTATAGCTTACTGAATAACAATTGCCATCACTTCGCGAACACCATTTCCATGGTGTTGTGTTCTAATATTTGTCCAGAGTGGTGTCAACAAATTCTGTGA